AAAATTTAATGTCAATCCCATTGGAAAAATCAGTATAAACAAGGATGGAATGTTTATTAAACTTGAGCGGAAATATATTCCCGCCCTCAAAGCTTTAAACGGTTTTAGCCACCTCAATGTCATTTGGTGGTTTAGCGGCTTTGACAATGAAGAAACAAGAAATATCCTCGAAACACCGCAGCCATATAAAAATGCTCCAGAGGTAATGGGTATTTTTGCCACAAGGTCACCTGTCCGTCCCAATCCCATTGCCTTGACAGCGGTAGAAATTATCC
This is a stretch of genomic DNA from Anaeropeptidivorans aminofermentans. It encodes these proteins:
- a CDS encoding SAM-dependent methyltransferase, which produces MQKFNVNPIGKISINKDGMFIKLERKYIPALKALNGFSHLNVIWWFSGFDNEETRNILETPQPYKNAPEVMGIFATRSPVRPNPIALTAVEIIHIDYENGTIQIAYIDANDNSPVLDIKPYTPSLDKVENPSVPEWCCHWPKSLEDSANFDWENEFNF